One window of the Ictidomys tridecemlineatus isolate mIctTri1 chromosome 11, mIctTri1.hap1, whole genome shotgun sequence genome contains the following:
- the Slc2a5 gene encoding solute carrier family 2, facilitated glucose transporter member 5 isoform X4, whose translation MESSNEEKKEGRLTLLLALATLIASFGSSFQYGYNVAVVNSPSEFMKQFYNDTYGDRTGELIDTFALTLLWSVTVSMFPFGGFIGSLLVGPLVNNLGRKGTLLFNNIFSIVPAIFMGCSKIAKAFELIIISRFLVGICAGVSSNVVPMYLGELAPKNLRGALGVVPQLFITIGILVAQLLGLRSILANEEGWPILLALTAVPAVLQVLLLPFFPESPRYLLIQKKNEEAARKALRRVRGWDEVDEEVEEIRREDEAERAAGFISVRKLFHLKSLRWQLISIITLMAGQQLSGVNAIYYYADQIYLSAGVEANDVQYVTAGTGAVNVFMTVCTVLVVELWGRRRLLLLGFSTCFMACAVLTVALALQDTVSWMPYVSIACVIIYVIGHAVGPSPIPALIITEVFLQSSRPAAFMIGGSVHWLSNFTVGLIFPFIQYVSSPPSTPSSLSPRPRTRPSSRSIRSSPI comes from the exons ATGGAGAGTTCcaatgaagagaagaaggaaggg AGGCTCACGCTCCTGCTTGCCCTGGCCACCCTGATCGCCTCCTTCGGCTCCTCCTTCCAATATGGGTACAACGTGGCCGTGGTCAACTCCCCGTCAGAG TTCATGAAGCAGTTTTACAACGACACCTACGGTGACAGAACTGGAGAGCTCATTGACACCTTCGCTTTGACCTTGCTGTGGTCTGTGACAGTGTCCATGTTCCCCTTCGGAGGCTTTATCGGGTCCCTCCTGGTTGGCCCCCTGGTGAATAATTTGGGCAG GAAAGGAACCTTGCTGTTCAACAACATCTTTTCCATTGTGCCCGCCATCTTCATGGGTTGCAGTAAAATCGCCAAGGCCTTTGAGCTTATCATTATTTCCAGATTTTTAGTGGGAATATGCGCAG GTGTGTCTTCCAATGTGGTCCCTATGTACTTAGGGGAGCTGGCCCCTAAAAACCTGCGGGGGGCCCTCGGGGTGGTGCCCCAGCTCTTCATCACCATCGGCATCCTTGTAGCCCAGCTGCTTGGTCTTCGGAGTATCCTCGCCAACGAAGAAG GCTGGCCCATCCTCCTGGCGCTGACCGCGGTCCCCGCCGTGCTGCAGGTCCTGCTGCTCCCCTTCTTCCCCGAGAGCCCCCGGTACCTGCTGATTCAGAAGAAAAACGAAGAAGCTGCCAGGAAAG CCCTGCGGCGGGTGCGCGGCTGGGACGAGGTGGACGAGGAGGTGGAGGAGATCCGGCGGGAGGACGAGGCGGAGCGGGCGGCGGGCTTCATCTCGGTGCGGAAGCTGTTCCACCTCAAGTCCCTGCGCTGGCAGCTCATCTCCATCATCACCCTCATGGCCGGCCAGCAGCTGTCCGGCGTGAACGCG ATCTACTACTACGCGGACCAGATCTACCTGAGCGCCGGCGTGGAGGCCAACGACGTCCAGTACGTGACGGCCGGCACCGGGGCCGTCAACGTGTTCATGACCGTGTGCACT GTGTTAGTGGTGGAGCTCTGGGGCAGGAGGcgtctgctgctcctgggcttCTCCACCTGCTTCATGGCCTGCGCTGTGCTGACCGTGGCTCTGGCACTGCAG GACACCGTCTCCTGGATGCCCTATGTCAGCATTGCCTGCGTCATCATCTATGTCATAGGACATGCCGTCGGGCCCA GTCCCATCCCTGCGCTGATCATCACTGAGGTCTTCCTGCAGTCCTCCAGGCCAGCTGCCTTCATGATCGGGGGCAGTGTCCACTGGCTGTCCAACTTCACTGTGGGCTTGATCTTCCCCTTCATTCAA TATGTCTCCTCACCACCGTCTACACCTTCTTCATTGTCCCCGAGACCAAGAACAAGACCTTCATCGAGATCAATCAGATCTTCGCCAATTTGA
- the Slc2a5 gene encoding solute carrier family 2, facilitated glucose transporter member 5 isoform X2, with the protein MPLRLTLLLALATLIASFGSSFQYGYNVAVVNSPSEFMKQFYNDTYGDRTGELIDTFALTLLWSVTVSMFPFGGFIGSLLVGPLVNNLGRKGTLLFNNIFSIVPAIFMGCSKIAKAFELIIISRFLVGICAGVSSNVVPMYLGELAPKNLRGALGVVPQLFITIGILVAQLLGLRSILANEEGWPILLALTAVPAVLQVLLLPFFPESPRYLLIQKKNEEAARKALRRVRGWDEVDEEVEEIRREDEAERAAGFISVRKLFHLKSLRWQLISIITLMAGQQLSGVNAIYYYADQIYLSAGVEANDVQYVTAGTGAVNVFMTVCTVLVVELWGRRRLLLLGFSTCFMACAVLTVALALQDTVSWMPYVSIACVIIYVIGHAVGPSPIPALIITEVFLQSSRPAAFMIGGSVHWLSNFTVGLIFPFIQVGLGAYSFIIFAIVCLLTTVYTFFIVPETKNKTFIEINQIFANLNKVSGIHPEKEELKTFPSDTSKQQ; encoded by the exons ATGCCGCTG AGGCTCACGCTCCTGCTTGCCCTGGCCACCCTGATCGCCTCCTTCGGCTCCTCCTTCCAATATGGGTACAACGTGGCCGTGGTCAACTCCCCGTCAGAG TTCATGAAGCAGTTTTACAACGACACCTACGGTGACAGAACTGGAGAGCTCATTGACACCTTCGCTTTGACCTTGCTGTGGTCTGTGACAGTGTCCATGTTCCCCTTCGGAGGCTTTATCGGGTCCCTCCTGGTTGGCCCCCTGGTGAATAATTTGGGCAG GAAAGGAACCTTGCTGTTCAACAACATCTTTTCCATTGTGCCCGCCATCTTCATGGGTTGCAGTAAAATCGCCAAGGCCTTTGAGCTTATCATTATTTCCAGATTTTTAGTGGGAATATGCGCAG GTGTGTCTTCCAATGTGGTCCCTATGTACTTAGGGGAGCTGGCCCCTAAAAACCTGCGGGGGGCCCTCGGGGTGGTGCCCCAGCTCTTCATCACCATCGGCATCCTTGTAGCCCAGCTGCTTGGTCTTCGGAGTATCCTCGCCAACGAAGAAG GCTGGCCCATCCTCCTGGCGCTGACCGCGGTCCCCGCCGTGCTGCAGGTCCTGCTGCTCCCCTTCTTCCCCGAGAGCCCCCGGTACCTGCTGATTCAGAAGAAAAACGAAGAAGCTGCCAGGAAAG CCCTGCGGCGGGTGCGCGGCTGGGACGAGGTGGACGAGGAGGTGGAGGAGATCCGGCGGGAGGACGAGGCGGAGCGGGCGGCGGGCTTCATCTCGGTGCGGAAGCTGTTCCACCTCAAGTCCCTGCGCTGGCAGCTCATCTCCATCATCACCCTCATGGCCGGCCAGCAGCTGTCCGGCGTGAACGCG ATCTACTACTACGCGGACCAGATCTACCTGAGCGCCGGCGTGGAGGCCAACGACGTCCAGTACGTGACGGCCGGCACCGGGGCCGTCAACGTGTTCATGACCGTGTGCACT GTGTTAGTGGTGGAGCTCTGGGGCAGGAGGcgtctgctgctcctgggcttCTCCACCTGCTTCATGGCCTGCGCTGTGCTGACCGTGGCTCTGGCACTGCAG GACACCGTCTCCTGGATGCCCTATGTCAGCATTGCCTGCGTCATCATCTATGTCATAGGACATGCCGTCGGGCCCA GTCCCATCCCTGCGCTGATCATCACTGAGGTCTTCCTGCAGTCCTCCAGGCCAGCTGCCTTCATGATCGGGGGCAGTGTCCACTGGCTGTCCAACTTCACTGTGGGCTTGATCTTCCCCTTCATTCAA GTGGGCCTTGGTGCTTACAGCTTCATCATCTTTGCCATAGTATGTCTCCTCACCACCGTCTACACCTTCTTCATTGTCCCCGAGACCAAGAACAAGACCTTCATCGAGATCAATCAGATCTTCGCCAATTTGAACAAGGTGTCGGGAATCCACCCGGAGAAGGAGGAGCTGAAAACCTTTCCATCGGACACTTCAAAGCAGCAGTGA
- the Slc2a5 gene encoding solute carrier family 2, facilitated glucose transporter member 5 isoform X5 — MKQFYNDTYGDRTGELIDTFALTLLWSVTVSMFPFGGFIGSLLVGPLVNNLGRKGTLLFNNIFSIVPAIFMGCSKIAKAFELIIISRFLVGICAGVSSNVVPMYLGELAPKNLRGALGVVPQLFITIGILVAQLLGLRSILANEEGWPILLALTAVPAVLQVLLLPFFPESPRYLLIQKKNEEAARKALRRVRGWDEVDEEVEEIRREDEAERAAGFISVRKLFHLKSLRWQLISIITLMAGQQLSGVNAIYYYADQIYLSAGVEANDVQYVTAGTGAVNVFMTVCTVLVVELWGRRRLLLLGFSTCFMACAVLTVALALQDTVSWMPYVSIACVIIYVIGHAVGPSPIPALIITEVFLQSSRPAAFMIGGSVHWLSNFTVGLIFPFIQVGLGAYSFIIFAIVCLLTTVYTFFIVPETKNKTFIEINQIFANLNKVSGIHPEKEELKTFPSDTSKQQ, encoded by the exons ATGAAGCAGTTTTACAACGACACCTACGGTGACAGAACTGGAGAGCTCATTGACACCTTCGCTTTGACCTTGCTGTGGTCTGTGACAGTGTCCATGTTCCCCTTCGGAGGCTTTATCGGGTCCCTCCTGGTTGGCCCCCTGGTGAATAATTTGGGCAG GAAAGGAACCTTGCTGTTCAACAACATCTTTTCCATTGTGCCCGCCATCTTCATGGGTTGCAGTAAAATCGCCAAGGCCTTTGAGCTTATCATTATTTCCAGATTTTTAGTGGGAATATGCGCAG GTGTGTCTTCCAATGTGGTCCCTATGTACTTAGGGGAGCTGGCCCCTAAAAACCTGCGGGGGGCCCTCGGGGTGGTGCCCCAGCTCTTCATCACCATCGGCATCCTTGTAGCCCAGCTGCTTGGTCTTCGGAGTATCCTCGCCAACGAAGAAG GCTGGCCCATCCTCCTGGCGCTGACCGCGGTCCCCGCCGTGCTGCAGGTCCTGCTGCTCCCCTTCTTCCCCGAGAGCCCCCGGTACCTGCTGATTCAGAAGAAAAACGAAGAAGCTGCCAGGAAAG CCCTGCGGCGGGTGCGCGGCTGGGACGAGGTGGACGAGGAGGTGGAGGAGATCCGGCGGGAGGACGAGGCGGAGCGGGCGGCGGGCTTCATCTCGGTGCGGAAGCTGTTCCACCTCAAGTCCCTGCGCTGGCAGCTCATCTCCATCATCACCCTCATGGCCGGCCAGCAGCTGTCCGGCGTGAACGCG ATCTACTACTACGCGGACCAGATCTACCTGAGCGCCGGCGTGGAGGCCAACGACGTCCAGTACGTGACGGCCGGCACCGGGGCCGTCAACGTGTTCATGACCGTGTGCACT GTGTTAGTGGTGGAGCTCTGGGGCAGGAGGcgtctgctgctcctgggcttCTCCACCTGCTTCATGGCCTGCGCTGTGCTGACCGTGGCTCTGGCACTGCAG GACACCGTCTCCTGGATGCCCTATGTCAGCATTGCCTGCGTCATCATCTATGTCATAGGACATGCCGTCGGGCCCA GTCCCATCCCTGCGCTGATCATCACTGAGGTCTTCCTGCAGTCCTCCAGGCCAGCTGCCTTCATGATCGGGGGCAGTGTCCACTGGCTGTCCAACTTCACTGTGGGCTTGATCTTCCCCTTCATTCAA GTGGGCCTTGGTGCTTACAGCTTCATCATCTTTGCCATAGTATGTCTCCTCACCACCGTCTACACCTTCTTCATTGTCCCCGAGACCAAGAACAAGACCTTCATCGAGATCAATCAGATCTTCGCCAATTTGAACAAGGTGTCGGGAATCCACCCGGAGAAGGAGGAGCTGAAAACCTTTCCATCGGACACTTCAAAGCAGCAGTGA
- the Slc2a5 gene encoding solute carrier family 2, facilitated glucose transporter member 5 isoform X3, with amino-acid sequence MESSNEEKKEGRLTLLLALATLIASFGSSFQYGYNVAVVNSPSEFMKQFYNDTYGDRTGELIDTFALTLLWSVTVSMFPFGGFIGSLLVGPLVNNLGRKGTLLFNNIFSIVPAIFMGCSKIAKAFELIIISRFLVGICAGVSSNVVPMYLGELAPKNLRGALGVVPQLFITIGILVAQLLGLRSILANEEGWPILLALTAVPAVLQVLLLPFFPESPRYLLIQKKNEEAARKALRRVRGWDEVDEEVEEIRREDEAERAAGFISVRKLFHLKSLRWQLISIITLMAGQQLSGVNAIYYYADQIYLSAGVEANDVQYVTAGTGAVNVFMTVCTDTVSWMPYVSIACVIIYVIGHAVGPSPIPALIITEVFLQSSRPAAFMIGGSVHWLSNFTVGLIFPFIQVGLGAYSFIIFAIVCLLTTVYTFFIVPETKNKTFIEINQIFANLNKVSGIHPEKEELKTFPSDTSKQQ; translated from the exons ATGGAGAGTTCcaatgaagagaagaaggaaggg AGGCTCACGCTCCTGCTTGCCCTGGCCACCCTGATCGCCTCCTTCGGCTCCTCCTTCCAATATGGGTACAACGTGGCCGTGGTCAACTCCCCGTCAGAG TTCATGAAGCAGTTTTACAACGACACCTACGGTGACAGAACTGGAGAGCTCATTGACACCTTCGCTTTGACCTTGCTGTGGTCTGTGACAGTGTCCATGTTCCCCTTCGGAGGCTTTATCGGGTCCCTCCTGGTTGGCCCCCTGGTGAATAATTTGGGCAG GAAAGGAACCTTGCTGTTCAACAACATCTTTTCCATTGTGCCCGCCATCTTCATGGGTTGCAGTAAAATCGCCAAGGCCTTTGAGCTTATCATTATTTCCAGATTTTTAGTGGGAATATGCGCAG GTGTGTCTTCCAATGTGGTCCCTATGTACTTAGGGGAGCTGGCCCCTAAAAACCTGCGGGGGGCCCTCGGGGTGGTGCCCCAGCTCTTCATCACCATCGGCATCCTTGTAGCCCAGCTGCTTGGTCTTCGGAGTATCCTCGCCAACGAAGAAG GCTGGCCCATCCTCCTGGCGCTGACCGCGGTCCCCGCCGTGCTGCAGGTCCTGCTGCTCCCCTTCTTCCCCGAGAGCCCCCGGTACCTGCTGATTCAGAAGAAAAACGAAGAAGCTGCCAGGAAAG CCCTGCGGCGGGTGCGCGGCTGGGACGAGGTGGACGAGGAGGTGGAGGAGATCCGGCGGGAGGACGAGGCGGAGCGGGCGGCGGGCTTCATCTCGGTGCGGAAGCTGTTCCACCTCAAGTCCCTGCGCTGGCAGCTCATCTCCATCATCACCCTCATGGCCGGCCAGCAGCTGTCCGGCGTGAACGCG ATCTACTACTACGCGGACCAGATCTACCTGAGCGCCGGCGTGGAGGCCAACGACGTCCAGTACGTGACGGCCGGCACCGGGGCCGTCAACGTGTTCATGACCGTGTGCACT GACACCGTCTCCTGGATGCCCTATGTCAGCATTGCCTGCGTCATCATCTATGTCATAGGACATGCCGTCGGGCCCA GTCCCATCCCTGCGCTGATCATCACTGAGGTCTTCCTGCAGTCCTCCAGGCCAGCTGCCTTCATGATCGGGGGCAGTGTCCACTGGCTGTCCAACTTCACTGTGGGCTTGATCTTCCCCTTCATTCAA GTGGGCCTTGGTGCTTACAGCTTCATCATCTTTGCCATAGTATGTCTCCTCACCACCGTCTACACCTTCTTCATTGTCCCCGAGACCAAGAACAAGACCTTCATCGAGATCAATCAGATCTTCGCCAATTTGAACAAGGTGTCGGGAATCCACCCGGAGAAGGAGGAGCTGAAAACCTTTCCATCGGACACTTCAAAGCAGCAGTGA
- the Slc2a5 gene encoding solute carrier family 2, facilitated glucose transporter member 5 isoform X1: MESSNEEKKEGRLTLLLALATLIASFGSSFQYGYNVAVVNSPSEFMKQFYNDTYGDRTGELIDTFALTLLWSVTVSMFPFGGFIGSLLVGPLVNNLGRKGTLLFNNIFSIVPAIFMGCSKIAKAFELIIISRFLVGICAGVSSNVVPMYLGELAPKNLRGALGVVPQLFITIGILVAQLLGLRSILANEEGWPILLALTAVPAVLQVLLLPFFPESPRYLLIQKKNEEAARKALRRVRGWDEVDEEVEEIRREDEAERAAGFISVRKLFHLKSLRWQLISIITLMAGQQLSGVNAIYYYADQIYLSAGVEANDVQYVTAGTGAVNVFMTVCTVLVVELWGRRRLLLLGFSTCFMACAVLTVALALQDTVSWMPYVSIACVIIYVIGHAVGPSPIPALIITEVFLQSSRPAAFMIGGSVHWLSNFTVGLIFPFIQVGLGAYSFIIFAIVCLLTTVYTFFIVPETKNKTFIEINQIFANLNKVSGIHPEKEELKTFPSDTSKQQ, translated from the exons ATGGAGAGTTCcaatgaagagaagaaggaaggg AGGCTCACGCTCCTGCTTGCCCTGGCCACCCTGATCGCCTCCTTCGGCTCCTCCTTCCAATATGGGTACAACGTGGCCGTGGTCAACTCCCCGTCAGAG TTCATGAAGCAGTTTTACAACGACACCTACGGTGACAGAACTGGAGAGCTCATTGACACCTTCGCTTTGACCTTGCTGTGGTCTGTGACAGTGTCCATGTTCCCCTTCGGAGGCTTTATCGGGTCCCTCCTGGTTGGCCCCCTGGTGAATAATTTGGGCAG GAAAGGAACCTTGCTGTTCAACAACATCTTTTCCATTGTGCCCGCCATCTTCATGGGTTGCAGTAAAATCGCCAAGGCCTTTGAGCTTATCATTATTTCCAGATTTTTAGTGGGAATATGCGCAG GTGTGTCTTCCAATGTGGTCCCTATGTACTTAGGGGAGCTGGCCCCTAAAAACCTGCGGGGGGCCCTCGGGGTGGTGCCCCAGCTCTTCATCACCATCGGCATCCTTGTAGCCCAGCTGCTTGGTCTTCGGAGTATCCTCGCCAACGAAGAAG GCTGGCCCATCCTCCTGGCGCTGACCGCGGTCCCCGCCGTGCTGCAGGTCCTGCTGCTCCCCTTCTTCCCCGAGAGCCCCCGGTACCTGCTGATTCAGAAGAAAAACGAAGAAGCTGCCAGGAAAG CCCTGCGGCGGGTGCGCGGCTGGGACGAGGTGGACGAGGAGGTGGAGGAGATCCGGCGGGAGGACGAGGCGGAGCGGGCGGCGGGCTTCATCTCGGTGCGGAAGCTGTTCCACCTCAAGTCCCTGCGCTGGCAGCTCATCTCCATCATCACCCTCATGGCCGGCCAGCAGCTGTCCGGCGTGAACGCG ATCTACTACTACGCGGACCAGATCTACCTGAGCGCCGGCGTGGAGGCCAACGACGTCCAGTACGTGACGGCCGGCACCGGGGCCGTCAACGTGTTCATGACCGTGTGCACT GTGTTAGTGGTGGAGCTCTGGGGCAGGAGGcgtctgctgctcctgggcttCTCCACCTGCTTCATGGCCTGCGCTGTGCTGACCGTGGCTCTGGCACTGCAG GACACCGTCTCCTGGATGCCCTATGTCAGCATTGCCTGCGTCATCATCTATGTCATAGGACATGCCGTCGGGCCCA GTCCCATCCCTGCGCTGATCATCACTGAGGTCTTCCTGCAGTCCTCCAGGCCAGCTGCCTTCATGATCGGGGGCAGTGTCCACTGGCTGTCCAACTTCACTGTGGGCTTGATCTTCCCCTTCATTCAA GTGGGCCTTGGTGCTTACAGCTTCATCATCTTTGCCATAGTATGTCTCCTCACCACCGTCTACACCTTCTTCATTGTCCCCGAGACCAAGAACAAGACCTTCATCGAGATCAATCAGATCTTCGCCAATTTGAACAAGGTGTCGGGAATCCACCCGGAGAAGGAGGAGCTGAAAACCTTTCCATCGGACACTTCAAAGCAGCAGTGA